A genomic segment from Parolsenella catena encodes:
- a CDS encoding Gfo/Idh/MocA family protein yields the protein MADSIRLATIGTSMISDDLIAAARQVEGIEYVGTLSRNPVNAREFTEKHGGHRPFTSLEQLANCPDVDAVYIATPNACHYEQALACVRGDKHVLVEKPLCSNRYEAQSLYAAAELHHVVALEAMRPVHDPAWAQIWRELPRLGRLRRATFRFGKYSSRYDDVKAGRHTNIFDASMASGALMDLGVYCIEPMVALFGVPERVVAAPTLISDAQTASTNGIIDGAGSVLCSYGRRSGTPGLVVELAYSKISTDLLPCQIEGDLGTLTLDAMSVPQAASVMVRGQAVRGAATTKANAVGSVTEQLAIEPCDNNMVFELRDFVSVVRGEKLDTLWGSGMDARGAESSFTDVTLDALAVCDEIRHQAGIHFPADFRVE from the coding sequence ATGGCAGACAGCATTCGCCTCGCAACCATCGGCACGTCCATGATCAGCGACGACCTCATCGCGGCCGCGCGCCAGGTCGAGGGCATCGAGTACGTGGGCACGCTGTCGAGAAACCCCGTGAACGCCCGCGAGTTCACCGAGAAACACGGCGGGCACCGCCCGTTCACCTCGCTCGAACAGCTCGCGAACTGCCCCGACGTCGACGCCGTCTACATCGCCACGCCCAACGCCTGCCACTACGAGCAGGCACTCGCCTGCGTGCGCGGCGACAAGCACGTGCTGGTCGAGAAGCCGCTGTGCTCCAACCGCTACGAGGCGCAGTCGCTCTACGCGGCAGCCGAGCTGCACCACGTCGTGGCGCTCGAGGCCATGCGCCCCGTCCACGACCCCGCCTGGGCCCAGATCTGGCGCGAGCTGCCCCGCCTGGGCCGCCTTCGCCGGGCGACCTTCCGCTTTGGCAAGTACTCCTCGCGCTATGACGACGTGAAGGCCGGGCGCCACACGAACATCTTTGACGCGAGCATGGCCTCCGGTGCCCTCATGGACCTGGGCGTCTACTGCATCGAGCCCATGGTGGCGCTCTTTGGCGTCCCCGAGCGCGTCGTCGCCGCGCCCACGCTCATCTCGGACGCGCAGACGGCCTCCACGAACGGCATCATCGACGGCGCCGGCTCCGTGCTGTGCTCCTACGGCCGCCGCTCGGGCACGCCGGGCCTGGTGGTGGAGCTCGCCTACTCAAAGATCAGCACGGACCTGCTCCCCTGCCAGATCGAGGGAGACCTGGGCACGCTCACGCTCGACGCCATGAGCGTGCCACAGGCCGCAAGCGTCATGGTGCGCGGCCAAGCCGTGCGCGGGGCGGCCACGACCAAGGCCAACGCCGTGGGCAGCGTCACCGAGCAGCTCGCCATCGAGCCGTGCGACAACAACATGGTGTTCGAGCTGCGCGACTTCGTGAGCGTCGTGCGGGGCGAGAAGCTCGACACGCTCTGGGGCTCGGGCATGGACGCACGCGGCGCGGAGTCGAGCTTCACCGACGTCACGCTCGACGCCTTGGCCGTCTGCGACGAAATCCGCCACCAGGCGGGCATCCACTTCCCGGCAGACTTCCGCGTGGAGTAG